DNA from Thermodesulforhabdaceae bacterium:
CGGTCTCGATTAAACCCCAGTTCTATGGCCACCTGAGTAATGTGATTAAGTCTGGCTTTAAGTTTTGTTGAATGAGCAGCTTTGTCAACAATCCAGTAAGCAATGGTGTTTAGCTCATAGAGTCTCGGGCAGGCATGCCCGTAGAATTTCAGAACTTCTTCCTCTCCTCCCCATATATCCTGCATGCCTGTAAGGGTTTCAAAAACAAATCGTGTGTCTACAACGGTGTTTTTGTGAAGCGAAGTAATAACATCAAAAAGGTCTTCAGTAACTTTCGGATTTTCAACTCTAATGATACGGCATGGTAGGTTTATTGTGTCAGCATAGAAACTCTCGAAAACCTGGGCTTTTTCCCCTTTACCGTTGGTAAAGCAATCAACGATGACCAAATTTTCGCTTTCCACATAATGGCCAAGCCTGGCAATAAGGTTTTTGGGGGATCGATCAAAACTAACATAGACAACAGGCTTATTTTGTTCCAGAGATGCCTGTATGAAGTTTTCCACAAAGACTCCACTAAGTATTCCCGCTTCGTCATACCATATGACGTTATCGCCTATGTAAAGTCCTCCTAGAAGCCGATCGAGATCGCCTACTCCTGAGGATACCTTCTGCCTCTGCATTTCAAAGCTCCAGTGGCAATGGGATTTTTTAGTTCTTTGTCCATCCTGAACCATGAATCAACCGGTTCAGGATGGACCTGGATTTTCCTAGAAGTTAAACACCTTGTCTAGCTCTTCATCCGGAACTTGAAATACAGTGTTGTGAGGGGGTAGAGGTTCGGTTCTGAAGAATTTGGGAAGTCTGTCATGTTGAGGTCCAAAACCTGCTCTTCTGTTAAAGTCGAGCTCCCATCGGAGCACTTGTTTCCCGTATTCTACGAAGTCGTCCTTTGTCCATTTCCAGCCGCAGAATGAGTTGATCATGTCGATTGCTGCATCGAAAGCCTCAGGTTTATCTAAAATAGCGAAAGCTACGAATAGGCATAATCCAAGTGAGTCGATCGTTGCAGTAGCTATTTGAAGGTTTCGCGACAGTTCTACCTGTCCTTCTGGTTTTAGAGGATCAACGAATCCTCCCGATTTAAGTATATTAGCGGTTATGGCGTATCCGGCTGTATGGTCTGCTCCCATTGGGCTAGTAGCGTAAGTTACTCCGATTCCTTGAGCCGCTCTCGGATCGTAAGCTGGAAAAGCCTGTCCCTTTACCACCGGAACTCGATCAACACCGAAGACTTTCGCCGTAACCGCCGCTCCATTTCCGAGGATTCTTCCGAGGTGGGTTCCCTTGCCGATTTCATGAACCAGGTTTATGGCTCCCTGAGCATCTCCAAAGGGTATCAGTCCGGCTTCCATGGCTATTCCTAACGTTGCGCCTGTTTCTATAGTATCAAGTCCGTAATTATCTTCTAGGAAATCCATCATAGCGATGGCATCAAGATCATCGATTCCACAATGTCCTCCATGAGCCCAGACAGTTTCATACTCCGGCTGTTTGGTAAGATAACGACCGTCTTTGTCATGGTAAATGCCGGAGCATCTTATTACGCAACCTCGATGGCATCCGTGAGTTGGGTTTCCTCCCCGTTCTTTTTCTCTTTTTGCCAGTTCTTCACCGCTTATCTTTGCGGCTCCCTTGAAGCGTCCTTCACGGAAGTTGTAGGTTGGATAAGCTCCTGCTTCGTCGATGATGGTCGTAAGAACATTAGTCCCATAAGCTGGAAGTCCTTTGCCCGTAACGGGATGGGCTCTTAGGGCTTCCACCCA
Protein-coding regions in this window:
- a CDS encoding aldehyde ferredoxin oxidoreductase C-terminal domain-containing protein; translation: MKLLRVNMSGKDGPEIKITDLGEYAGLGGRALTSAIVSKEVPPDCHPLSADNKLVIAPGLLSGTAGSMTGRISVGCKSPLTGTIKESNAGGQPAQVLARLGYAAIVLEGKPQQDKLYKIFINKDGIKVEPADDLRGLPNYDLIEKVKAQYGDKIACISIGTAGEMKLSAASIACTDPELRPTRHCGRGGVGAVMGSKGVKVIILDDTGMKMREPADPEGFKDANRRWVEALRAHPVTGKGLPAYGTNVLTTIIDEAGAYPTYNFREGRFKGAAKISGEELAKREKERGGNPTHGCHRGCVIRCSGIYHDKDGRYLTKQPEYETVWAHGGHCGIDDLDAIAMMDFLEDNYGLDTIETGATLGIAMEAGLIPFGDAQGAINLVHEIGKGTHLGRILGNGAAVTAKVFGVDRVPVVKGQAFPAYDPRAAQGIGVTYATSPMGADHTAGYAITANILKSGGFVDPLKPEGQVELSRNLQIATATIDSLGLCLFVAFAILDKPEAFDAAIDMINSFCGWKWTKDDFVEYGKQVLRWELDFNRRAGFGPQHDRLPKFFRTEPLPPHNTVFQVPDEELDKVFNF